In the genome of Anabaena sphaerica FACHB-251, the window AGCATCGCGCCAGTATGAATTATAGCGGGGATTAACTAAGTTAAAAGGACGTTCTCCAAAGCGGCGACGTTGGTAAGGTACGATGTCATCACCAAAGTTTTCTAGGTACTCGTCAGAGTCTAACAACGCATCAATAAACCCATGTACGCCTTTGGTCGCAATGACAATAGACCAAGCAATTTCTTCATCTTTGTTGTAAGCTGCCCGTCCTAAAAACCGCTTGAGGATAATATCAACTAAGCGATAGTTGGAGTTGAGGTCTGCTACTTGGCTACGGAAAACTTCTGATTTACCTAAACCCCGGATAAAATCGCGGACGGTAATTGCCCGATTCCGCAGTTGTGATTCTAAAAAGTTTTGACGATAGCTGGTTAAAATCAGGTGTTCGCTGAAAATCTGCCGATATCCTGCCCAGATGATGGCATCAATGTCTGTATCTGAAGTGGCAGAAGTCAGTTTATAAAGGGTTGGGGTGTCTTCGTTGGGGACTTCGTAACCTTCTACACGCTGATTTTGGGAGGAAGGAGAATATTCTAACAGTGGTATTGACATCTTTACTTTTACCTTGTTTTATGGTAGATAAAGCGGTCTATTGATTGTGATACTTAGTTGGGATAGTGAAGATGATTTGAGATTCTGAGTACAGCTGATTAGTGAAGGCAGTTAATCCCAGAGTCTAAAATCTAAAATCCACAATTGGTATAAGCTAACTGAATGCGGGCGCGGACTGACTTTTCAGCATCATTAGCCAGCATTTCTTGGAAGAGAGTCAAGATGGTTTCTCTAACCTCCGCTATTTTTGCCAAAGCCTGTAAACCAACAATGGCAGCATAACGAATTGACCAGTCTGTGTCTTGGCAAATTAACAGCAGTGTATCTAAGGCGCGATTGATGGCTGTTTGACTTTCAGGAAAGCCTAAATTAGACCAATTTAAGTTTCCCAGCCCTTTAGCAGCAGCACGGCGAACACTAGGAGCAAAGTCTGTAGCTGCGGTG includes:
- a CDS encoding phycobilisome rod-core linker polypeptide — its product is MSIPLLEYSPSSQNQRVEGYEVPNEDTPTLYKLTSATSDTDIDAIIWAGYRQIFSEHLILTSYRQNFLESQLRNRAITVRDFIRGLGKSEVFRSQVADLNSNYRLVDIILKRFLGRAAYNKDEEIAWSIVIATKGVHGFIDALLDSDEYLENFGDDIVPYQRRRFGERPFNLVNPRYNSYWRDAQSMRNMGSRSFYSARTSGSLTTDDIRRAIPANFFAMAGKIIITERNYQRTIASVTSQITTLDIPDTSREVSTEEVTIKPVAVTLPYSYIPGISKN
- a CDS encoding HEAT repeat domain-containing protein, which encodes MTEELIRAVTLAETPAQMVTAVQNLAAAKDPAAIPTLIAVFGYNNPAAAVVAVAALTELGEIAVPQLLEQIDDYNYGARAYSIRTLAAIADPRALDVLITTAATDFAPSVRRAAAKGLGNLNWSNLGFPESQTAINRALDTLLLICQDTDWSIRYAAIVGLQALAKIAEVRETILTLFQEMLANDAEKSVRARIQLAYTNCGF